A window from Peromyscus eremicus chromosome 1, PerEre_H2_v1, whole genome shotgun sequence encodes these proteins:
- the Tmem262 gene encoding cation channel sperm-associated auxiliary subunit TMEM262 isoform X1, producing MRWRDRIAVVFFPPGMMLTVAALMLFFLHMGVFASDVHNFCVTHNYERMSFQYTVVLIFSQVISICWAAMGSLYAEMTDDKFLRCFALTILMLNGAMFFNRMSLEFLAINYREERH from the exons ATGAGGTGGCGGGACCGAATAGCTGTGGTATTCTTCCCTCCAGGCATGATGCTCACTGTAGCTGCACTCATGCTCTTCTTTCTACACATGGGTGTCTTTGCTAGTGACGTTCACAACTTCTGTGTCACCCACAACTATGAGCGAATGAGCTTCCAATACACAGTTGTCCTGATA TTCTCCCAGGTGATCAGTATCTGCTGGGCTGCCATGGGGTCACTCTACGCAGAGATGACCGATGACAAGTTTCTTCGATGCTTTGCTTTGACCATCCTGA tGCTCAATGGAGCCATGTTCTTCAACCGCATGTCCCTGGAGTTTCTGGCCATCAATTACCGAGAGGAGAGACACTAA
- the Tmem262 gene encoding cation channel sperm-associated auxiliary subunit TMEM262 isoform X2: MRWRDRIAVVFFPPGMMLTVAALMLFFLHMGVFASDVHNFCVTHNYERMSFQYTVVLIFSQVISICWAAMGSLYAEMTDDNAQWSHVLQPHVPGVSGHQLPRGETLRPGDRGQG, encoded by the exons ATGAGGTGGCGGGACCGAATAGCTGTGGTATTCTTCCCTCCAGGCATGATGCTCACTGTAGCTGCACTCATGCTCTTCTTTCTACACATGGGTGTCTTTGCTAGTGACGTTCACAACTTCTGTGTCACCCACAACTATGAGCGAATGAGCTTCCAATACACAGTTGTCCTGATA TTCTCCCAGGTGATCAGTATCTGCTGGGCTGCCATGGGGTCACTCTACGCAGAGATGACCGATGACAA tGCTCAATGGAGCCATGTTCTTCAACCGCATGTCCCTGGAGTTTCTGGCCATCAATTACCGAGAGGAGAGACACTAAGGCctggggacaggggacagggCTGA